The region GCGGCCAACCGGTCGGCGACCTCCGACTGCACCATCACCAGTACACGGCGGATAGTGGGCAGCTCGGCAAGCATATGCAGCAGCACCGGCACAGATACGTTATAGGGCAGGTTCGCGACCAGCGCGTCCGGGTCCTGCGGGAAGTCTTCGCGAGCGACAGTGAGCGCGTCCTTGTTGACCAGGTGCAGGTCCGTTCCGGCGGCGCGCTCGGAAACAGTCTGTGGCAGCCGCGCTGCCAGGCGAGAATCGATCTCGACGGCGGCGGCCCTACCGCACTGCTCCAACAGCCCCAGGGTCAGAGAGCCGAGGCCTGGGCCGACCTCGACCGGGTAGGAATCCTCGGCGAGGTCTGCGGCCGCGACGATGCGGCGGACCGTGTTGGCATCGTGGACGAAGTTCTGCCCGAGCTTCTTGGTCGGGACAATATCCAACTCGGCGGCCAGCTCGCGAACCTCGACAGGCCCGAGGAAAGAAACGTCAGCTCTAGTCACAACTAGTTAGTTTAGGCGACGGCGCGGGGTTAGCGAATCCCCATCGACGCGGTGCACGCCGGCCATGCTCCCCAGCCCTGACCAGCCTGGACGCGCTCGGCAACGGCAATCTGCTGCTCGCGGGATGCCTGAGAAGCACGCGGGGCGTACTCGGTACCGCCGTAGGCTGCCCAGGTGGAATCGGTGAATTGCAGGCCGCCGGAGAATCCGTTGCCGGAATCGATCGCCCAATTGCCGCCGGACTCACACTGAGCCAGCTGGTCCCACACGCCGTAGCCTGCGGCGGGAGCCTCGACGCGCGACTTGGTGCCCTGGCGAATAATCGAGGTACCCGGCGCCTTCAGCTCGGTTTCCTTGACGACATCGCGGGCGAGCTCCTGGCCGTCGCGGGAGGTGATCTTGACCGTCATTTCCTTCTCACCGGCCTCGCCCTCCTGCTCGACGACCCGCTCGTCTTCGAACATGCTCTCGTCCTCGATGACCTGTTCCAGCGGCGCAACCTCGGCGCGCTCGGTGACGGTCTTTTCGATTAGGCGGGAGACGACGACGTGAAGCCCCTCGGTCAGCGGGGTCTCCGGTGCCGGGGTAACGGTGTCGTCGGCGCCCAGCTCGATGCCGCGCTGCTTCAGCAGCTCACCGACGTTAAGAGCTGCCACGGTCATCGGGGTGTCCTTGGCATCGTCCGTGAGGACGACGTTCTTCGCGCGGGTAATCTCCAGCTTCAGGCCTTCGGCCGGGATCTTACCGTTCGGAGCCTTTACTCGGTCCTGGGCCCCAACGGACTTGTCGGCGTTCAGCGCGTCCAGCAGCTCGTCGACGGTGATCGCGTTGGTCTTAACCTCACGCTCCTGACCGTCGACCACTAGCGTGACCGGCTTAGCGGAGCGGTAGACCAGCTTTCCGCCATCTGCGGGGTCGCCCTGACGCTCAACTACATCGCCCTGGGCGACGGTAACGCCGGCCTTTTCCAGGATACTGTTGTCGCTGTCCGACCAGGAAGAAACCTGCTGAACCTTGCCGTCAATTTCGACGGTCATGGTGTCGTAGGACGCCGCAGCAACGGTGCCACCGGTTGCAAGGGCAGCTACAAGAGTCCCTGCGGCAACCTTGGAGGTGGTGGACAGTCCGCCACCGGCACGGTTCAGATAACGCTTCTTTGCAGCACTCACTTGGAAAATCACAGCCTTTCCGAGGTTCTCAAGGGGCCCGCCACACCCCCTAGAAAAAATCTCGGGCGGGCAACACTTGAAGTAACGATACGGTAAAGAAACTGTGATGTCTAAACATTTCCTGAAAAAGTGACAATCACTACAGGATTCTGTTGCACCTGTTAATAGAAGTTTCTTCCGTGGCGCTTTTGGCTCGCCTTTGGCTATGGCGCAATTTGCCTAAAGTGAGATGCCGTAGACGCGGGCGGCATTATCACTCAAAATCCGCGACATCTCCTCGGCCCCGATACCACGCGCCTCGGCCATCGCGCGGGCCTGCCAACCAATGAAGGTGGACTCGTTCCTCGCACCGCGGAAGGGCTCCGCGGTCATGTACGGAGCGTCAGTCTCAACAAGCAACTGCTCTGCGGGAGCCTCAGACACCGCCTGCCGCAGCTCCTCGTTGCGCTTGAACGTCACATTGCCGGTAAAACTCAAGATGTAGCCGCGCCCGAGCGCCTCGCGCGCAACCTCGATAGACGAAGAAAAGCAGTGCAAAATCACCGTGTTGCCGTAGCCGTCCAATGCGGCCATGAGCTCTTCGTCAGCGTCTCGGTTGTGAATCATCAATGGCTTGCCGACGCTTTCCGCCAAGTCCATGTGCCAGCGCAGCGCGGACAGTTGCTCCTCTTTAGAGGCGCAGCCGTCCAGGGAGTCGAGCCAGTACCAATCGAGCCCCGTCTCGCCGATGGCGACGACACGCTCATCCGCGGCCATCTCGGCCAGCCGGGCCTTGGCGGC is a window of Corynebacterium lactis RW2-5 DNA encoding:
- the rsmA gene encoding 16S rRNA (adenine(1518)-N(6)/adenine(1519)-N(6))-dimethyltransferase RsmA, giving the protein MTRADVSFLGPVEVRELAAELDIVPTKKLGQNFVHDANTVRRIVAAADLAEDSYPVEVGPGLGSLTLGLLEQCGRAAAVEIDSRLAARLPQTVSERAAGTDLHLVNKDALTVAREDFPQDPDALVANLPYNVSVPVLLHMLAELPTIRRVLVMVQSEVADRLAAQPGSKIYGVPSVKASYYGKVRRAGAIGPHVFWPVPKVDSGLVRIDCYGTPEAGEAPWEISPEFRARLWPLIDAAFAQRRKTLRAALSGVYGSGALAEEALVAAGIDPKLRGEKLTIEDFVRLVQAGDTA
- a CDS encoding resuscitation-promoting factor; its protein translation is MSAAKKRYLNRAGGGLSTTSKVAAGTLVAALATGGTVAAASYDTMTVEIDGKVQQVSSWSDSDNSILEKAGVTVAQGDVVERQGDPADGGKLVYRSAKPVTLVVDGQEREVKTNAITVDELLDALNADKSVGAQDRVKAPNGKIPAEGLKLEITRAKNVVLTDDAKDTPMTVAALNVGELLKQRGIELGADDTVTPAPETPLTEGLHVVVSRLIEKTVTERAEVAPLEQVIEDESMFEDERVVEQEGEAGEKEMTVKITSRDGQELARDVVKETELKAPGTSIIRQGTKSRVEAPAAGYGVWDQLAQCESGGNWAIDSGNGFSGGLQFTDSTWAAYGGTEYAPRASQASREQQIAVAERVQAGQGWGAWPACTASMGIR
- a CDS encoding TatD family hydrolase, which encodes MAKKKRKVAEPAEFVTPLFDAHTHLASCGAREPEEIAALMDRAAAAGVVGVCTVGDGMPETELAFAAAHSHPRVWAAAAIHPTRANELDDAAKARLAEMAADERVVAIGETGLDWYWLDSLDGCASKEEQLSALRWHMDLAESVGKPLMIHNRDADEELMAALDGYGNTVILHCFSSSIEVAREALGRGYILSFTGNVTFKRNEELRQAVSEAPAEQLLVETDAPYMTAEPFRGARNESTFIGWQARAMAEARGIGAEEMSRILSDNAARVYGISL